One Kitasatospora sp. NBC_01287 DNA window includes the following coding sequences:
- a CDS encoding class F sortase, with protein MSARRSPWSGAVALAAMVVVGAWLVQDGSRGAPPPAPSPAEGFADGAIRPAALSGTPMAASVPVRISIPAIGVNAPVTKVGLDGGGHLATPSDRERNLAGWYQGGVTPGQRGTALVVGHVDTASGPAVFYGLGALHRGDRIDIARADGGTAWFMVDAIEVYDKSAFPDHRVYGRSPDPQLRLITCGGGYRKGQGYRGNVVVYAHLTGHRAAA; from the coding sequence GTGAGCGCTCGCAGGAGTCCCTGGTCGGGGGCGGTGGCGCTGGCGGCGATGGTGGTGGTGGGCGCCTGGCTGGTGCAGGACGGCAGCCGCGGGGCGCCACCGCCCGCTCCCTCTCCCGCCGAGGGGTTCGCCGACGGCGCCATCCGCCCGGCCGCGCTGAGCGGCACCCCGATGGCGGCCTCGGTGCCGGTGCGGATCAGCATCCCCGCCATCGGCGTGAACGCCCCGGTCACCAAGGTCGGCCTGGACGGCGGGGGGCACCTGGCCACCCCGTCGGACCGCGAGCGCAACCTGGCCGGCTGGTACCAGGGCGGGGTGACGCCGGGCCAGCGCGGCACCGCGCTGGTGGTCGGCCACGTGGACACCGCCAGCGGTCCGGCGGTCTTCTACGGCCTGGGCGCGCTGCACCGCGGCGACCGGATCGACATCGCGCGGGCCGACGGCGGCACCGCCTGGTTCATGGTCGACGCCATCGAGGTCTACGACAAGAGCGCCTTCCCCGACCACCGGGTCTACGGCCGCTCCCCCGACCCGCAGTTGCGGCTGATCACCTGCGGCGGCGGCTACCGCAAGGGGCAGGGCTACCGCGGCAACGTGGTGGTCTACGCGCACCTGACGGGCCATCGGGCAGCGGCGTGA
- a CDS encoding SsgA family sporulation/cell division regulator, giving the protein MRSATVEHTVHARLILSGHSSTGLRARLGYRADDPFALTMAFPAEYSLDEPLAPRPGAEVVWVFARQLLACGLDLPSGLGDVHVRPSRGAYTMVELRAPEGLALLRFDAADLRRFLWASYRCVPEGAEGRHLDADRALAELLR; this is encoded by the coding sequence ATGCGCAGCGCCACCGTCGAGCACACCGTCCACGCCCGCCTGATCCTCTCCGGGCACAGCTCCACCGGTCTGCGCGCGCGGCTGGGCTACCGGGCGGACGACCCCTTCGCCCTCACCATGGCCTTCCCCGCCGAGTACTCGCTGGACGAGCCGCTGGCCCCGCGGCCCGGGGCCGAGGTGGTCTGGGTCTTCGCCCGGCAGCTGCTGGCGTGCGGGCTGGACCTGCCCTCCGGCCTGGGTGACGTGCACGTCCGGCCCTCGCGCGGCGCCTACACGATGGTCGAGCTGCGCGCCCCCGAGGGCCTGGCGCTGCTCCGCTTCGACGCCGCCGACCTGCGGCGCTTCCTGTGGGCCAGCTACCGCTGCGTGCCCGAGGGCGCGGAGGGGCGCCACCTGGACGCCGACCGGGCGCTGGCCGAGCTGCTCCGGTAG
- a CDS encoding DEAD/DEAH box helicase: MSPLFSDIAQPHAAPRPSGAPAGQHHLSPAFPGRAPWGTAGKLRAWQQGALDRYIEKQPRDFMAVATPGAGKTTFALTLASYLLHNHLVQQITVVAPTEHLKKQWAEAAARIGIRLDPAYSSGPLSKEYHGVVVTYAGVGVNPMLHRNRTEARKTLVVMDEIHHAGDSKSWGEACFEAFEPAARRLALTGTPFRSDTNPIPFVQYEADTDGLRKSVADYTYGYGHALADHVVRPVIFLSYSGNMRWRTKSGDELEARLGEPMTKDLIAQAWRTALAPQGEWIPNVLRAADKRLTEVRKAIPDAGGLVIATDQNAARAYAKMIREITGHKATLVLSDESEASQRISDFSAGDDRWMVAVRMVSEGVDVPRLAVGVYATSISTPLFFAQAVGRFVRARKRGETASVFLPSVPMLLGFANEMELQRDHVLDRPKKEGEGLFDEEDRLLAEAERANDGPDGAGGEELSYEALGSDAVFDRVLYNAMEFGMQAHPGSEEEEEYLGIPGLLEPDQVHLLLQKRQTRQIQRSKARPAEEADLLELPAEQRPVVTHQELRDLRKELNGLVAAWHHRTNQPHGTIHNELRRQCGGPLTAQATVNQLKARIAMVKEWAR; the protein is encoded by the coding sequence ATGTCACCGCTGTTCTCCGACATCGCCCAGCCGCATGCCGCCCCGCGGCCGTCGGGCGCGCCCGCGGGGCAGCACCACCTGTCGCCGGCCTTCCCCGGGCGGGCCCCCTGGGGCACGGCGGGCAAGCTCCGGGCCTGGCAGCAGGGGGCGCTGGACCGGTACATCGAGAAGCAGCCCCGGGACTTCATGGCGGTGGCCACCCCCGGGGCCGGGAAGACCACCTTCGCCCTGACCCTGGCCTCCTACCTGCTGCACAACCACCTGGTGCAGCAGATCACCGTGGTCGCGCCGACCGAGCACCTGAAGAAGCAGTGGGCCGAGGCCGCGGCCCGGATAGGCATCAGGCTGGACCCGGCGTACTCCTCGGGGCCGCTGTCGAAGGAGTACCACGGCGTCGTGGTCACCTACGCGGGCGTGGGCGTCAACCCGATGCTGCACCGCAACCGCACCGAGGCGCGCAAGACGTTGGTGGTCATGGACGAGATCCACCACGCCGGCGACTCCAAGTCCTGGGGCGAGGCCTGCTTCGAGGCCTTCGAGCCGGCCGCCCGGCGCCTGGCGCTGACCGGCACCCCGTTCCGCTCGGACACCAACCCGATCCCGTTCGTCCAGTACGAGGCGGACACCGACGGGCTGCGCAAGTCGGTGGCCGACTACACCTACGGCTACGGGCACGCGCTGGCCGACCACGTCGTGCGGCCGGTGATCTTCCTCTCCTACAGCGGCAACATGCGCTGGCGCACCAAGTCGGGCGACGAGCTGGAGGCCCGGCTCGGCGAGCCGATGACCAAGGACCTGATCGCCCAGGCCTGGCGCACCGCGCTGGCCCCGCAGGGCGAGTGGATCCCGAACGTGCTGCGGGCCGCCGACAAGCGGCTGACCGAGGTGCGCAAGGCGATCCCGGACGCCGGCGGCCTGGTGATCGCCACCGACCAGAACGCGGCCCGTGCCTACGCCAAGATGATCCGCGAGATCACCGGGCACAAGGCCACCCTGGTGCTCTCCGACGAGAGCGAGGCCTCCCAGCGGATCTCCGACTTCTCGGCGGGCGATGACCGCTGGATGGTCGCGGTCCGGATGGTCTCCGAGGGCGTCGACGTGCCACGCCTGGCGGTGGGCGTCTACGCCACCTCCATCTCCACCCCGCTCTTCTTCGCCCAGGCGGTGGGTCGCTTCGTGCGGGCCCGCAAGCGGGGCGAGACGGCCTCGGTCTTCCTGCCCTCGGTGCCGATGCTGCTCGGCTTCGCCAACGAGATGGAACTGCAGCGCGACCACGTGCTGGACCGCCCGAAGAAGGAGGGCGAGGGCCTCTTCGACGAGGAGGACCGGCTGCTCGCCGAGGCCGAGCGGGCCAACGACGGCCCGGACGGGGCCGGCGGCGAGGAGCTCTCCTACGAGGCGCTGGGCTCGGACGCGGTCTTCGACCGGGTGCTCTACAACGCCATGGAATTCGGCATGCAGGCGCACCCGGGCAGCGAGGAGGAGGAGGAGTACCTCGGCATCCCGGGCCTGCTGGAGCCGGACCAGGTGCACCTGCTGCTGCAGAAGCGCCAGACCCGGCAGATCCAGCGCTCCAAGGCCAGGCCCGCCGAGGAGGCCGACTTGCTGGAGCTCCCGGCCGAGCAGCGACCGGTGGTCACCCACCAGGAGCTGCGCGACCTGCGCAAGGAGCTGAACGGCCTGGTCGCCGCCTGGCACCACCGGACCAACCAGCCGCACGGCACCATCCACAACGAGCTGCGCCGCCAGTGCGGCGGCCCGCTCACCGCGCAGGCTACGGTGAACCAGCTGAAGGCCCGGATCGCCATGGTCAAGGAGTGGGCCCGCTGA
- a CDS encoding IclR family transcriptional regulator — MTAETSQTLDRGVRVLKLLADSERGLTVTELAARLAVNRTVVYRLLATLEQHGLVRRDIGGRARVGLGVLRLAHRVHPLLREAALPALRSLAEDLGATAHLTLVDGTEALAVAVVEPSWTDFHVAYRTGLRHPLDESAAGKAILEARKFPGQRRPEQGFVITRAEEQSGASGAAAALVGLSGIEGSVGVVMLNGLVPERVGPRVVEAATEVADALR, encoded by the coding sequence GTGACCGCCGAGACCTCTCAGACCCTGGACCGCGGAGTACGGGTCCTCAAACTGCTCGCCGACTCCGAGCGCGGGCTCACCGTGACCGAGCTGGCCGCCCGGCTCGCCGTCAACCGCACCGTGGTCTACCGCCTCCTCGCCACCCTGGAACAGCACGGGCTGGTCAGACGCGACATCGGCGGCCGGGCCCGGGTGGGCCTGGGCGTGCTGCGGCTGGCCCACCGGGTGCACCCGCTGCTGCGCGAGGCAGCGCTGCCCGCGCTGCGCAGCCTGGCCGAGGACCTCGGCGCCACCGCCCACCTGACCCTGGTGGACGGCACCGAGGCGCTGGCGGTGGCCGTGGTCGAGCCCAGCTGGACCGACTTCCACGTGGCCTACCGGACCGGGCTGCGCCACCCGCTGGACGAGAGCGCGGCCGGCAAGGCGATCCTGGAGGCCCGCAAGTTCCCCGGCCAGCGCCGGCCCGAACAGGGTTTCGTGATCACCCGGGCGGAGGAGCAGTCCGGCGCCAGTGGGGCGGCGGCCGCGCTGGTCGGGCTGAGCGGGATCGAGGGCAGCGTCGGCGTGGTGATGCTCAACGGGCTGGTGCCCGAGCGGGTCGGCCCCCGGGTGGTGGAGGCCGCCACCGAGGTGGCGGACGCGCTGCGCTGA
- a CDS encoding Lrp/AsnC family transcriptional regulator, whose product MLNSPIDTLDGRLIALLAEEPRIGVLECSRRLQVARGTVQARLDRLRARGVVGGFGPEVDPAALGYPVTAFATLEISQGQGADVRAHLAGVPEVLELHTITGQGDMLCRIVARSNADLQRVIDRVVGFDGIVRASTAIALENPVPYRVLPLVAQAAAEGAPGPGAAD is encoded by the coding sequence GTGCTGAACTCCCCCATCGACACGCTGGACGGCAGGCTGATCGCCCTGCTGGCCGAGGAGCCCCGGATCGGGGTGCTGGAGTGCTCACGCCGCCTGCAGGTGGCACGCGGCACGGTGCAGGCGCGGCTGGACCGGCTGCGGGCCCGCGGGGTGGTCGGCGGCTTCGGGCCCGAGGTGGACCCGGCGGCGCTGGGCTACCCGGTGACGGCCTTCGCCACCCTGGAGATCTCCCAGGGGCAGGGCGCGGACGTCCGGGCCCACCTGGCCGGCGTGCCCGAGGTGCTGGAGCTGCACACCATCACCGGGCAGGGCGACATGCTCTGCCGGATCGTCGCCCGGTCCAACGCCGACCTGCAGCGGGTGATCGACCGGGTGGTGGGCTTCGACGGCATCGTCCGGGCCTCCACCGCCATCGCCCTGGAGAACCCGGTGCCCTACCGGGTGCTGCCGCTGGTCGCGCAGGCGGCGGCAGAGGGCGCACCGGGCCCCGGCGCGGCCGACTGA
- the hppD gene encoding 4-hydroxyphenylpyruvate dioxygenase gives MTDTAAESVPAHAGQADPFPVRGMDAVEFAVGNAKQAAHYYSSAFGMRCVAYRGPETGNRETASYVLESGGARFVLTSVVKAATEHGKFLDQHVAEHGDGVVDLAIEVPDVYAAYAYATEHGATGLSEPHELNDEHGTVVLAAIATYGQTRHTLVDRSGYAGPYLPGYVAREPIVEAPKKRNFQAIDHCVGNVELGKMNEWVEFYNQVMGFTNMKEFVGDDIATEYSALMSKVVADGTRKVKFPLNEPAIAKKKSQIDEYLEFYGGPGVQHIALATNDIVRTVRQMRAAGVEFLDTPDSYYDTLGEWVGDTRVPLEELRELKILADRDEDGYLLQIFTKPVQDKPTVFFEMIERHGSMGFGKGNFKALFEAIEREQERRGNL, from the coding sequence ATGACCGATACCGCAGCTGAGTCCGTCCCCGCGCACGCGGGTCAGGCCGACCCCTTCCCGGTTCGGGGGATGGACGCGGTCGAGTTCGCCGTCGGCAACGCCAAGCAGGCCGCGCACTACTACTCCTCCGCCTTCGGGATGCGCTGCGTGGCCTACCGCGGCCCCGAGACCGGCAACCGGGAGACCGCCAGCTACGTGCTGGAGTCGGGCGGCGCGCGGTTCGTCCTCACCTCCGTGGTGAAGGCCGCCACCGAGCACGGCAAGTTCCTCGACCAGCACGTGGCCGAGCACGGCGACGGCGTGGTCGACCTGGCCATCGAGGTGCCGGACGTCTACGCCGCCTACGCCTACGCCACCGAGCACGGCGCCACCGGGCTGAGCGAGCCGCACGAGCTGAACGACGAGCACGGCACCGTTGTGCTGGCCGCCATCGCCACCTACGGCCAGACCCGGCACACCCTGGTCGACCGCTCCGGCTACGCCGGCCCCTACCTGCCCGGCTACGTCGCCCGCGAGCCGATCGTCGAGGCGCCCAAGAAGCGCAACTTCCAGGCCATCGACCACTGCGTGGGCAACGTCGAGCTCGGCAAGATGAACGAGTGGGTCGAGTTCTACAACCAGGTCATGGGCTTCACCAACATGAAGGAGTTCGTGGGCGACGACATCGCCACCGAGTACTCCGCGCTGATGTCCAAGGTGGTCGCCGACGGCACCCGCAAGGTGAAGTTCCCGCTCAACGAGCCGGCCATCGCCAAGAAGAAGTCGCAGATCGACGAGTACCTGGAGTTCTACGGCGGCCCCGGCGTGCAGCACATCGCGCTGGCCACCAACGACATCGTCCGCACGGTCCGGCAGATGCGGGCTGCGGGCGTGGAGTTCCTGGACACCCCGGACAGCTACTACGACACCCTCGGCGAGTGGGTGGGCGACACCCGGGTGCCGCTCGAGGAGCTGCGCGAGCTGAAGATCCTGGCCGACCGCGACGAGGACGGCTACCTGCTGCAGATCTTCACCAAGCCGGTGCAGGACAAGCCGACCGTCTTCTTCGAGATGATCGAGCGGCACGGCTCGATGGGCTTCGGCAAGGGCAACTTCAAGGCGCTCTTCGAGGCGATCGAGCGCGAGCAGGAGCGCCGCGGCAACCTGTAG